From Planctomycetota bacterium:
ACATCGATCAGATGTTCGGCGAGCTGACGGCCATCCTGGATGGCTTCGAGTCGCCCACACTGAAGTCGCTGGCAAAGGCGTATCTGGCGGACGAAGAGCTGATGAAAAACCTTCGCCGCGCCCCGGCCGCGATGGGCTTCCACCACGCCTACCTCGGCGGCCTCCTGGAGCACACGCTCAACGCCATGAAAGCCGCCGACCTGCTGGCGGCGTTGCATCCGACGCTGAACAAGGAGCTGTGCGTCTTCGGCGTCTTCGTCCACGACCTGGCCAAAACCTGGGAACTTCAGTACGAGACCGGCTTCGACTACACCGACGGCGGCCGGCTTGTCGGGCACATCGTCAAGGCGGCGCTCTGGCTCGAAGACAAAGCCAAAGAGGCCGACGTCGACGTGCCGCGCGATCTGCTCGACGTCCTTCAGCACATCGTCCTGTCGCATCACGGCGAACTCGAACTCGGCTTCGGCAGCGCCAAATCGCCCGCCACGCCCGAGGCCCTGTTCGTCCACCATGTCGAAAACCTCGACGCCAAGATGACCATGGCCCTGGACGCCACCCGCCGCAGCGAAGGTGCCAACGACCCCAGCCGCTGGACCGGCTTCATGAAAGCCCTCGGCGGCCGGCTGCTCAAACCCGACGTCCTCGCCGAGGCCGACGCGAAGATTGGCCAGACACCATCGAGCGACAACCTTTTCTAAGGGCGGCCCGAGAACTCGTAGCGAGCCGGTGATGAGCACTCGCGGATCCCTCCGTCAGCCCGCGCGTGGCGTGGGACCTCGTTTGGGAGTCCGTGCAGAATCAGACGAGGTCCCTCGCTCCGCTCGGGATGACGGAGAGTGCATGCAAGGATGCAAGTGGCTTGGGTACACCCGGTCCAAGAGAATCGCCTCTGCCAACACTGCCGTCGCCGCAGGTCCTGATCCCGGTTCCGAGAACCTGCCTGCAGAATGATATTTCATGGCTGCAGTGTCCCTCTGCGTCGTTGCAGTGCCCCGCTGCAGCCATGCAGAATCAGTTTTGCGGAGCAAAAACGACATTGCATGGATGCAACGCTCCTTCGCAAGGCTGCAGAACGAGATGCGCTCCGCAAGAACGCCATCGCATGGCTGCGGAACGGCATCGCAGCCTTGCAGCGGAACATCTCGTCCATGACATGCGACGCGTCGCCACTTGGGAGGGTGGGCCCCGAATGCCTCTAGATGCGTCGAGTCCGGATCATGGCCTCGGGCCGAACCTACCCTGCGGCCATGAAGAGCCGCCTCTACACGCCGGGACCGACGGCTGTGCCGCCGGAGACGTTGTTGGAACTGGCCAGGCCGGTGGTGCACCACCGCACGCCGGAGTTTCGTCAGGCGTTTGCCGACGTGCAGGAAGGGCTCAAGGCATGCTTCCGCACCACCAACGATGTCTACATCGTCACCGGGAGCGGCACCGCGGCCTTCGAAGCCGGGCTCGTCTCGACCGTCGGCCGCGGGCAGAAGGTCCTCAACATCAACTGCGGCAAGTTCGGCGAACGCTGGGGCAAGCAGTGCAAGACCTTCGGCATCGACGTCACCGACCGCGAGCTTGAGTACGGCACGCACGTCACGCCAGAGATGATGGCCAACGAGCTGAGCAGCGCCGCGTACGACGCGGTCATCGTCACCCACAGTGAGACGAGCACCGCGACCGCCTGCGACATGCAGATGGTCGCCAAGGTCGTCCGTGAAAAGGCGCCTGACGCCTTGCTCATCGTCGACGGCATCACGGCGATTGGGGCGTTGCCGTTCGAGATGGACGCGTGGGGCATCGACGTCGCCGTGACCGGGTCGCAGAAGGCCCTCATGCTGCCGCCGGGACTTGGCTTTGTCAGCCTGAGCGAGCGGGCGTGGAAAGCCGCCGACAAGGTGGAAGGGCAATCGCCGTTCTACCTGAACCTCAAGGCCTATGAGAAGTCGGCCGCGGATAATGACACGCCTTACACGCCGGCGAACACGCTGATTCACGCACTCGCCGTCTCGCTAAAGATGATCACCGACGAGGGACTCGAGAACGTTTGGAAGCGGACGGCCGCACACGCCGAAGCCGTCCGGGCGGGCATGACGGCAATGGGGCTGTCGCTCTTTTCCAAGATGCCGGCCGACAGCGTCACCGCCATTAACTACCCCGAGGGCGTCAACGACGACTTCCGCAAGCACATGAAGTCGAGCCACGGCATGAACGTCGCGGCCGGCCAGGCGAGCATGAAGGGCAACCTTTTCCGCGTGAACCACATGGGCTACACCGACGTCTACGACGCGCTGGCCGTGGTCGCGGCGACCGAACTGGTCATGCCGAAGCTCGGCTTCGCCGTCGAACCCGGCGTCGGCGTGGCCGCGGCGCAGAAGGCACTGGCGAACGCATTCGCCTAACTTCTGCTCCCTACGGCCACTCCGTCATGCTGAGCGAGCGAAGCGGGTCGAAGGACCTCGTTTGAGCGTCGGTGCAGAACCGCTGCGAGGTCCCTCGGCTGCGCTCGGGATGACGGTGATTCAGAACAGT
This genomic window contains:
- a CDS encoding HD domain-containing protein is translated as MDDTNGSLSDSDATIANQPPRTFLSDLGPGQKINEPFVISNVQLKINKKGDPYLTMQVGDKSRVVVGNWWDQGEAMFRRLPNPGVVRVKGVIEEFAGRPQVKIEKILQIRDESGIDYTDLLPSTDKDIDQMFGELTAILDGFESPTLKSLAKAYLADEELMKNLRRAPAAMGFHHAYLGGLLEHTLNAMKAADLLAALHPTLNKELCVFGVFVHDLAKTWELQYETGFDYTDGGRLVGHIVKAALWLEDKAKEADVDVPRDLLDVLQHIVLSHHGELELGFGSAKSPATPEALFVHHVENLDAKMTMALDATRRSEGANDPSRWTGFMKALGGRLLKPDVLAEADAKIGQTPSSDNLF
- a CDS encoding alanine--glyoxylate aminotransferase family protein — encoded protein: MKSRLYTPGPTAVPPETLLELARPVVHHRTPEFRQAFADVQEGLKACFRTTNDVYIVTGSGTAAFEAGLVSTVGRGQKVLNINCGKFGERWGKQCKTFGIDVTDRELEYGTHVTPEMMANELSSAAYDAVIVTHSETSTATACDMQMVAKVVREKAPDALLIVDGITAIGALPFEMDAWGIDVAVTGSQKALMLPPGLGFVSLSERAWKAADKVEGQSPFYLNLKAYEKSAADNDTPYTPANTLIHALAVSLKMITDEGLENVWKRTAAHAEAVRAGMTAMGLSLFSKMPADSVTAINYPEGVNDDFRKHMKSSHGMNVAAGQASMKGNLFRVNHMGYTDVYDALAVVAATELVMPKLGFAVEPGVGVAAAQKALANAFA